A segment of the Arachis hypogaea cultivar Tifrunner chromosome 5, arahy.Tifrunner.gnm2.J5K5, whole genome shotgun sequence genome:
CGCATTCAGCTCACTGTCGCGTCGTGTTGTCGTCGTCGTCGCCAACGATAgacaagagagagagaggtgaacGCGAGGAGAGAGAGGGAAGCTGTTCATGTGTGCTGAAGGGTTGCCACCATTGTCCTCATCGTGACTTGTCACCGTCGTAGGAGCCAGCCACCGACTTCACCATTTCTCACCATTTGTGCCGCCGCCGAAGCCTGGATTGTCATCGTCTGGGTTGCGTGGAGGAAGGAAGAGCCACTTGGTGTCGTTGCGCCTTGTCTCCATCGCCATTGTGCTTCAACCACCGCCATGCCAAGTCGTTGTCGCCATtattgagagagaagagagagcttgaagagagagaaataggaTGTGCGAGAGGAGCCGCCGTGAATAGAGAGCTGTTCCGTCACCGCTATTGCGTCGCTGTTCGGGTGAACCTTGGTTGCTACTGGAGCTGTTGGTGCCGCTGGTGGAGCTGAACCATTCCTGTCACTAACCCAAACTATCGCCAACTCCACCATGTCGCTGCCCCAATCCAAATTCTGCGCTCATTCGTTTCATTCTACTTCAATCCTCCTCACCTTGGATTCTGGCACTTCGGGTTTGGTATCTTCGGTCCTTTATGACCaagttgtgagtaggctttacatttataattgtttgattgtgcatctaTAACTATTTTGACATATATCTATTATGATTTTTGAATTATACTCACTATATATTTGTCTTGAACGGTTTTAAATTgactagaataattaatttattaaaattgaataatttatttttatgaagtttatacTTTCGGAACTACACATGagaccatatatattttttataaagttttgcattattttaaatttttttatcttacttGAAAATCTGTTTTTGAGACCATATATATTTTTGATTGAATTTTGTATTATTCTAAAatgtttgattttacttgaatatctgtttttgaagcattaaagtatttgttggcatTCACTTAGTTTAAAGATTGTGAAATATGTTTGAAATGTCTTATGATTGAAAAAGTATGATTGGAAAAGATTCTGATGAGAAAGTATAATatgatttaatttgattcaataccATATATATTTAAACGATCAAAgatttgttgtatttgaaattatatgttttgaattggtttgggaggctcgtattagaaaaccgtagttaacagCGGTTAtaacgttaacttagatgcatttAACTCAGACCCCAGCTAGCAGGGGTGTTACTAGCCTAACGTGcaggccacacgttagatctaTTATTTTGTTAGGACACATGAGAGGAAAGGGTTACCCATTGGGGTAGAGCCGCtcaagtgtggacttttgatttgatttctgtatgagaagtcccttattgattcacttattattatcaactattattttctaattaaaaattactttaataatgatgtttatatggtctcatgtcgattatagatgtattgtctagtcattGAGTTACAAAACTCAcccaatttttctaaaaatatttttcaggaataaaTATTTGGTCATGTGAGCCTTTTTGTTCAAGAGTAATGATCTGCAATGTGTACCTATTCTTTGTTTAGTTCTTAGACGTCATCTGCTCCATCTGTCACAGGCAGGATCTAACcattcttaattattttaatttttgttaaaactaTAACTATTTATTTTGGAACTTGTAAAATATTTGAAATCTTCTTATTCAGCTTATATATGAGTTTGTTAGGCTTGCTAGGGGATTATTTTCCCTGCGCACTGATAACCTACTATTTAtggtttattttttattgaattgagtggattttatccattattctcacacttatgcatataattcgcatgttttacactttccttcctaattttgtgttatgattgaaaacatgcttctttggccttaaatttactaattttaatcctcctttattatcattcgatgctgtgatatgtttgttaagtattttcagggtttctagggcaggaatggcttagaggatggaaaggaagcatgcaaaagtggaaggaacacaagaaattaaagttttgagaagctggcagcaacGCGTACgcttggcgacgcgtacgcgtgaccagtgcAGTAggtaagtgacgcgtacgcgtgggcaacgcgtacgcatgaccaggaATTTGTTCAActaccacgcgtatgcgtgacagagCATCACGTGCTGCAATTTACAAAAAAcgctaggggcaatttctgggctatttttaacCCAGTTTCAGACCCaaaaatactgattagaggctgcagagtgaagctggaaagggaatcattcattcaaatttttattcacacaattttaggtttagatgtagttttctagagagaggagcctctctctaggtttagggtttcttctttcaGTTTCTCCTTAGGTTCAGGTTCaatcttcctttaatttagttttctcttactttttttttccaatactttagttatttacttctctcgttgattcctttattttgctaatttagtttatgagttcACGTGTTACTCTCAATTTTCATTAGTACAATTTATGTTTCACGTTTCTTATTAttcaattgctttgttattgttatttctttgctttggttaGTTTTAGATTTTGCCATGTCTcgttagttttctatgtttttatgttatgccttccaagtgtttgataaaatgcttggttagattttaaattagatttttatgttcttaacttggattgatcaattagagactcttgagttaccaaaattcttttgttgattggtgattgaaaattgctagttggcttaggcttcactaaatctagtatttgattaggacttgtgaacttaagttgattttgctcacttgactttccttcattgttagaggttaactaagtgaaagcaaacggtaattaccatcacaattgttgatgataataaggataggaattccaattctcaatccttgctaggacctttcttagttgttattttatttccttgttatttacattacttgtcttttatcacaaaaccccaaaaatatactttatcataaccaataataaacacttcCTTGCAAtcccttgagagacgactcgagatttaaatatttcggttaattttattgggtttgcatttgtgacaaacaatttaaatatttattgaagtctaattgtcagtttagaactatacttgcaacgcaaaatttttgtgaaaaatcttTATTACCGACATTTTTTCTTCGTCTAGCACCAGTCATGGCTCATTTTGGGCTGTGACACTAGGGATGGTCGTACATCAGCTTGATAACATTGATTATTTCCTGAGTACACGTGTTGTTATTCGATACAAACCTAACAACCCACAAACAAGAATCaatctaaatccactaaacaggaATTAATTTCAAGAATTTTCAGCAAAAAAGTTAATCATAATTATTGAAACTTAGAAACACTAACCAAgcaaccaaatcaacctaaatccattgaataggaatcaattttcaagaacttTCAGCAATAAAGTTAATCATAAACGTTGAAACTTAAAAACACAAGTCAGCCaaaccaaatcaacctaaatctactaaacagacatcaatttcaaaaactttcAGCAATAACCATAATCATTGAAATTTAAAAGCACTAACTAGACAACCagatcaacctaaatccactaaatggaaatcaattttcaagaactttcagtaataaagttaatcataatcattgaaacttaaaaacaCAAGTCAGCCAACCAAATTAACCTAAATTCACTAAACAGAAATCAATTTTTAGGAACTTTCAACAACAACCATAGTCATTGAAACACGAAACACTAAACAGacaaccaaatcaacctaaatccattaGATAGGAATTAATTATCAGAACtttcaataataaaattaatcataCCCGTTGGAACTTAAAAACACAATGTGAAACTTACCCTGTGTCGCCATCAGGCCAAATCTTCAACCGTATGATGAGAGGTGGTGGAAGGGCATCAGCTGCGCCTCACTTCCATGGTTAGACTTTGGGGCCCGGCATCCATCCTTGGAGGCGACGTCGACATAGATGCGGGTTGCTGAGCGGTAGGAGACGTCATCGTCACCGTAGACAGAGGCACGTAGTTTGGGTTAAGGGCCATGATGAACGGCTGGTTCACTAAACCTACAACCTATGGAGTCACCAGAGTGGTCGGAGTAGAGGGAGAGGATCCAGAAGTCCCAGGGGTACTGGAAGAAACTCTCCTTCTACCTCGACCACGGCTACGACCATGACAAGCAGCCTGATCCGCAATACCTTTTCCTGTCGACATGtctacaaatataaaattatcaaacaatCTCAATAATAATTTCTCTACTAAACAGTCATCAACGTAGCAATTAACACAATCAGATAATTTCAATCTAATCTAACTTAATCAACATAAATCCACTAAGATTataaaactaaactgaactaaTTTTGGaactgatttaaaattaaaattgaaattctaatcaaagttaaactaaattaaactaaaataaataatatcaaacaATCTCAGCAATAATTTTTTTAGCAAAATAGTCATCAATGCAACAATAAATACAGTTAGACAATTTCAAACACTTCAACAATTCGAAACCTAatgtattgaatctaacctaacTTAATCAATATAAATCCACTGAGATTAGAAAAACTAAACTGAACTAACTTTGAAACTGATTCCGAATTAAAATTGAACTTCTAATCAAActtaaagtaaattaaactaaaattaaacaattatcAAACAATCTCAATAATAATTTCTAAGCAAAACAGTCATCAATGCAGGAAATAACAAATTAGAGAATTCCAAACACTAaaacatctaaaacctaatgtaTTAAATCTAACCTAAattaatcaacctaaatccactaagattagaaaactaaactaagatAAATGTAAAactgattcaaaattaaaattgaaattctactcaaacctaaactaaatgaaattaaaactaaaGAAATTGGAGAAGAATTGCTCAAGAACCTATAATGAAGAACAGAATAGGAAATAAGGGAAGAGATAGATATTGCATCCTTGGTCACCAAAGTTGCGGTGGCCGcagttgagagagagagagagagagagagagagagagagagagagagagagagagagagagagagagagagagagagagaggcgttGGTGGTGGGGGTTGACAGCAATGGAGAGGGAGTGGCAACGGTATCGGTTTCGGCGGCGGCAGCAAATGACGGTGACGAATGAACCAAAACGCGAGAAAGAGAGATGGTGGTGAGGGTTCGAATGAGGGGGAAGAGGATTCATCATCGAAAAATTTTTACGCTAAATCATTGCGAATCACCAAAACGCATCGTTTCACTAAATTGAGTTACCGTTGGATTTTTTCGACGGTAAAGGATGtgtcaatttaatttatttttcctccaaatattACCAGTGGATATACTGTTGAAAAACAGAATCCACTAGTAATTACTTAACCTTACAAATTTGATGTGGTTACCACTCATAAATCTATCACTATTCTGCAACACTAAATCCAATAATAAATCTAACGGTactcaatatttttcttgtaaTCATTTTATAATTCACAAAAATTTGCATATAAATCTCAAATTTCAGTTTTTCTTGGTTATGTTCTCAATCATAAGGGATATAAATGTTTAAATAAGGATGGTAAAATTTTGATTACTAAGCATGTATTATTTAATGAGACAAATTTTTTATATcatgatttatttgattcttcTACTCCTGCTTATGTGTAACCACAATTTCCACACATTGTTATTATTACATatccattgaggtgattctaTAAATCCCAATAATAATTCTTCACATATCTCTTCTAGTTCACCTATTCTACTACTGACACGATTACAAAACATCAAAGTTCAGTTTCTTTGCCTGTACAGACTAGATAACGAGCCTGCATCTCCTAACCCAACTGCTGGCCTAATTTCACCTCATAGAGCCACACCATCTCATAGTTTACCTATTGCCTCTCCTCATTGGTACAAGGAAATGCTTGAGGAGATTCAAGCTCTTCATAAAACTAACACATGGTCCATTATAACTCCTCTACCAAACTCTTAAGATTATCGGCTATCATTGGGTTTTTGCCATTAAAAGACATCCCAATGGTGAAATTCTCAAATATAAGACAAGATTAGTTGTTAAATGCATGGACTTTGACCAAGTCTTTGTTCTAGTCATTAATCCTACAACTATTAGAGTTGTGCTAACTGTTGCTCTTTCTTTTAGTTGGCAGATTcgacaatttgattttaataacaCCCTTGTAAATAGAGATTTAACTGAAACTGTGTTTATGAAGCAAGCTCCTGGATTTCATCAAGGTGACACTAAACAAATTTGCAATCATTGTATGGGATTAGACAATCTCCTAGACCATGGTTTGTTAAACTCTCTAACACTCTTGGAATTGTATGAAGAGAATTATAAGATACTTGGCAAGAAGTGTTGATAATAGAAGTACTTTTCACTCATGCACTAATTTGAGACTTTTTGCTTTTTACAAAAGTCGTAGACTTGAATGATCTTTTTTCATTCGCTTATTTGATATCAAATATGGCAAATAACATAGTCTAGGGTTTCAGTATTCTCAGATCTTGAAGTGATGATTGCACATCTATGAGATCACATCCATTGGCTTCCAATGAAGCCTTGTAGGTGGTCCCATGGTATTCCTTTGGgtgttcatcatcaacaaactcTCTCCCTGGGCTGATGACTTTGTCCAAGGATGGTCCATGAAGGCTCACCACGGAGATCCTCTTAACCTTGTTGTTGTCAACAATCACTCGATGGATATGACTCTTGTACTTCCCATTCGTCAATATCTACAATTTatggttgaaaagaaaaaaaaaagttaaatataagGTAGAAAACAATTGTTGAAATAACTAGAGAGtaaaatttgaatgatattttatatataataaaatttaaataatgttatatgattggtaaatattattattttttgttagtattactaacaataatttatattcatatttacaaaaattttatatacataaattaataaaatttatttgttaataatttagtatttatgttgattatacaataataaaagatactaaaaatttttaaaatttttcacaaCGTGTATATTATAAGAGTTTATTAAATACAATATTTATTGTATATCTCATCACTTCTGCTTAATTATTGACGTTGTTAACTGTGAAGAAAATACTGAGtcacatttaaaatttttgaaaaatataaagaaGTTCAAGAAAAGTAACGTTGATAATTAaccaaaatttcataaaatttgaaatcaatttgatattttataatGCCACCACTTTATACTGATGACATATATTATGTATTTAAAATTGGATAAtatatctatttttaaattttttaaaatttgatgaaCATAATTATCAAGATCTTATAATATGCATGATTCAACAATTCAATCGATGAAATTATCAATATATAAATTAGTAAATGTCCAAATtgatctttaaattaaaaaattttaggttGGACATTTtggtttttaataaatttttatttttaaaaaaaatttaaacattattTTCATCGAACAATAAATTGATTCCTTAGTCGTTTTTTAATCGAAATTTTAATATGGGTGTTGAGCAAataaattctaaacaaattttattatatataaaataattagattCTAAAACATATTACTCTAAGACAAATTACTCCTCAATCAAAACCTCGAAGAGATCaataatatgattaataaaattaatttttgatttcttttaaaaaataaaaatttgttacgaACCAAAATATCCAatctagaattttttaaaaactaatttggaTCTGTATAAAAGGTTATTTGACAGTGTAAATTTATACACTCGATAGATCGATCTCACTCATATAATCTAGATAGAAATTAAATGGAATTGATTAAAAGCGTACctcaagatgatcaccaagctgAATGAGGATACCATGATGTGGAATATAAGCGTTAATCCATTTTCCTTTATGTGACAGGATTTGGAGACCACCATTTACATCTTGGATGAGTGTGATCATAAATCCAGGGTCAGTGTGTTCAGGAAGACCAACAGGCCCCTTTGATGTTGAATTTGGTGGATAAAGATTCATGGCCATCACATCAAACCCTGATTTCAAGTTGAATGCCTTTTCTATGTAGTGTTCTTCAAACCCTAAGGTTTTAGAAATAGCCTTTGCTAATCCATCCACTAATTTTCTCATTTCTTTGGAGTATTCTTCTATAATTTTGCTgataaacaaaatagaaaaattaaattaaatatacatGAAGTATAATATTACTTATCAAAAAATGAAAGAGTAGattaattttattgttaataCTTTTACCTTGTGATTTATTTAGTCCTATACAAATAACATGATGATATCCATATACGAATAAGGGTAAACGCGGATCAAATTAGATTGGATATGACCAAAATTTTGATCCGATCTGTACTAAAATCATCGGATTGGATTGGATCCAATATCCACAGTTTTTAAACTTGGATCTGATTCGATCTGATTTGCAcatttgtttttttaaaatatgaaattacttttttttatttacagtttataaaatataaaatactaaaaattactaaCCCACAACAATTTTATCAATTAGTAAAGAGAAGCGCAAGAGATGAATAGTATGTTTTTGTACGATTATTTAGAACATTTGGTTAGAAAAAGGAAtagaaaagtttttcaaaatagaGGAAAAGGGGTTGACGAGATTATCCATTTGTCCTTTATGAACTATAAGGAGTGGTTAAGTGTAGATATTTTTGTTGTTTATAACAATGTCTAAGATGATAAGGGAATATCTATTATTGTTCTTTGCGttgattgtttttctttatttattttaggttatTCTATTTGTTGTCTTCTTATGTTTTACAACCTGTTgaacttttttcttttaaaaaaaattattaaaaaatatctcaataaaatttatttttttattcttttaaatatattactcttaaaataatattaaatattttttaaataataaataaaataatataatatatataataattattagtgtGCGGATCGGATCTGATCCGATAATATTACGGATCGGATCTATATACGCAATTTTCGAATCATATATATTCGGATAAACATTGCAGATGTGCGAATTAGATCCGATCCATGAATATCCCTATATAAGAACATGATTATAGAAGATTatagaagaattaaaagaatagtTAAAATAGTGgctataaaaatactaaaattacgGTTGTAAAACGTGATATTTGATCTATAATcatgttttttagtttttaaagaaATGATCatgacttttttttaaaattccgTTACCATTGAGTTATAGCCAGAGGTATTAATCACAGGGAAAACTGTGATcgattttactaaaaaaattactataaatCAAAGGTTACAGTTTTTTATATCTATAGTCACAGTGTTTAAAAggctaattaaaaaatattgtagtGTAAACATATCAAAACTGTTTTAACAAAATGGAAACTATATTTATCGTAAGTAAATGTGTTTAACTTGATTCATGTACACACCTAAAACCTGATGCCTTGGCCGGAGCATGGAATTTGGGGTGCGCAAACAACTTGAGATATTCCCTGTTTTCACCGGAAGAGGAGTTTTGGTCCCATCGGATTGTATCTAATGGCCCCTTTTTTCTGTAGATATTTCTTTCATTTAAAGTTGTTGGATCAAAGTAATTAGATATTCCCTTCAAAATGCCGTCGAAAACCGCGTCTGGGATTGTATGATTTACTAGCTGCATGCATATggtcattttttatataaaggAAATTACATTAATTAGTACTCCCTCCCACATTAAGGAAAATGATTGAGatattaaaatagtaaaacaTCTATAAAAGTAATTTACAATAATATAAttgtttaaaatagaataaaagcaCAATAAATAACGGCGATAGAAAAATATTGATGTTACTCAGACTCTTAAATGAACGAttaataatttgttaaaaaataaaaaataaaaaatttaaaaataggcAATTATTTGATAACAAAGAAAGTATTGTCCACCCACGTTAATTTCAACTCACCAATTAGTTGTGTAAAATTAATTCTACAgtttataaaatatgaaattacttttttttttaagtttaaacgAAAGAGTAAAGATATATTAGTAATTATATTTCTGgtatatttttttacatagattttttttgaatttacgtAAAATTgcgcaaatttttttatttttttatttatcttatactattttttgtattaataaggatgaaaatctaaatttttagattataaaaattttaaataagtatatgaatgattatatttctaatatattatactttaaaatataattttctgtaGCGATTatgaaaaaatttagaaaaccaACTACACTATAAACCAACTAagttaattcttttttaattttgattttgatgaaaTTCAAAAACTTAGGATagtgaaaagtttttttttttgtaatagatCTATTTTTCAATTAATTGGCTAGATTTAATTTACAAGTAAAATATTGACACATagcaagaaaatcaaatctaacactAAAATGattctctttttttcttataattttttataactatttttatcaaaataatttttaaaaaataacaccaaaataattttttaattatatttataattattatttttttaaaataatttttttgtaattatttttattaaaatgattttttataattattttattttttattattattatttttaataatttcaaaaaataaaatcaacatttttttaattatttttattttaaaaaaataatttcttataattatttttaccaaaattattttttatatttttataatttcgaaaaactaacattaaaatgaaattttttcaCTCTTATAATTtcttatgattatttttatcaaaataatttttttataattatttttataaaataatttcaaaaaactaacaccaaaataattctctctctcataattttttataattatttttatcaaaataattttttatacttcCCACTTGTCCAATCTTGATGAAAGTTGTGATTTCACAATTTTATCTCCATAATTTGtcattttgaatataaaattaaaaatatttagacaaATTTATGAAATCACAACCTTCATTAATATTAGACAAGTAAAAAGCATAATAAATTATttagattaaaataattataaaaaataataaaagagaggATCATCTTGgtgttagtttttttaaattattttataaaaataattataaaaaattattttgataaaaatcatAAGAAATTACAAGAGAGAATCATTTTGgtgttagtttttttaaattgcaaacaaaataattataaaaaatcattttggtaaaaataattataaaataattataaaaattattaaaaataataatgataaaaaataattaaaaaataaaaataattataaaaaaatattttaataaaaataatcataaaaataattatgagaattttttttttaaaaaaataataattatcaatataattaaaaaattattttggtgttatttttttaaattattttgataaaaataattataaaaaattataaaaaaaagagagaattattttagtgttagatttaattttcttACTATGTTTCATTATTTAGCCTTAGTCACCAAAACTaaagtcaatatatatatatatacccgcACGCGTTAACGGTTATcagaataaatttagaaaaagataaaaagagaatgcatgagaaaTGGTGTAATGCTTGTAGATACAAAAGAAGACTTCAAGAGAAAGTATTTTACATAAAAGAAGCCAAATTCTTCGCAGGCATGGCGAAGGAATTCGAGGGCCATGAATCGTTGAGCAGGGTCATGAGAAAACAGGAGAGAGTAATCAACAGTGGGTATTTCATCATCAAAAGCTGAATAAGAGTTCCATATCTGGGTTTCAGTACAGGGTGCCATTTTTTAGCCCTAATGGAGATAAAAGAAAATGAGAGAAAG
Coding sequences within it:
- the LOC114927721 gene encoding 2-oxoglutarate-dependent dioxygenase 19-like; protein product: MAPCTETQIWNSYSAFDDEIPTVDYSLLFSHDPAQRFMALEFLRHACEEFGFFYLVNHTIPDAVFDGILKGISNYFDPTTLNERNIYRKKGPLDTIRWDQNSSSGENREYLKLFAHPKFHAPAKASGFSKIIEEYSKEMRKLVDGLAKAISKTLGFEEHYIEKAFNLKSGFDVMAMNLYPPNSTSKGPVGLPEHTDPGFMITLIQDVNGGLQILSHKGKWINAYIPHHGILIQLGDHLEILTNGKYKSHIHRVIVDNNKVKRISVVSLHGPSLDKVISPGREFVDDEHPKEYHGTTYKASLEANGCDLIDVQSSLQDLRILKP